The Xiphophorus maculatus strain JP 163 A chromosome 7, X_maculatus-5.0-male, whole genome shotgun sequence region aatatctgtGTCGAAAATCTTTCTAAACTGTTATTTCCAAAACAATAACGGTTAAAGTCAGAGAAGAAATCTTGATGTTGACTGAGCAAATGCTTCGAATTCAACAATTTTTTCTCAATTCTTCAAGAGAAGAAATTGGTGAATTTGTCACCAATTTCAAGGtgacaaagtcaaatttcttttaaatcatgtttgacatatgcaggatttttttataacaactgaaggtaatgtAGTAATTTGATTgggctataaaatggcactatgtgcctggaaaatatataatatccCTTTAAAAAGGAGGATGtgctggtttttatttcctcataaAAGTACTCCTAGCCAAAAGCTAAGTCATTAGCAATGTGCGTCTCTGCTCTATAAAGCCACATATGGAGCTACAGCagtaatcaattatttgcactcaCTGTGTACATTGAGTGAATttagaaagtattcacagcactgcacattttgttatgtGAAAGTCTTATTccaaactgaattaaatgaatTTCTTTCCTCAAATTTGCACTTACAAGCACCACATTATAACAATGTGGAATTTCTTCTTGAGTGACATTTATGcgtttaaaaatatgattaagaTCAATGTAATTAATGGATCAAAATTAACGTGTTAAAGTCTCACACctagtaaatatatatttctccCTGGTAAAAAGAGTGGTTCATTGCCACTGTTGTCTGCCACATGCTTGCTGACGTCAGAGACTCATTAAAGTCATCCGGGCTTATTCCTTACAGATTACAATCCAacattgacttttttctcttatttttattttttcttttttcgcaCTGAATTTTGACTGTAAGTCAAACTAACAAGAGTGAGAAACTAAAAAGTAAACTTGTGAGGTCTTGCAAAACAGTTCCTCCTCGTTATTCAGTTTCTTCAGGTACCTGaacgcagcagcagctccacacACTCCGCTGCCGGAGCCCTGCAGGCGGCGTACAGCGGGGTCCCCACGCCTGGTATCTCCAAATCAATCTGGGCTCCGCTcgacagcagcagctccagacaCTCTCTGTGACCTGGACAGAAAGAGACACCGTCTCACAAACCTGCGCTAAAACAAATCGCACCTTTATGCTCATCGCTTTTAACAGCCACACACCGTTTTTGGCAGCTTGGTGGATGGGTGAAGCCAGCTGGTGGTCGGTGTGGACGGAGGCTCCGTGCTGTAAGAGGAGTCTGACACAAGCTACATTTCCACTGCTGCAGGAGTTAAAGAGAGGTGTGGCGCCATCTGCTGACACTGCCTGAGCCTGACAAGGGAAAAGAAATCTATTTACCTGGGTCACCCAAAGTTACATTATTTTAATccagaaaatgataaaacatttgaagataCTTGAACATTATGAATTTTAAGCGTTTGGATGAGAGAGAAAAACTTTGTTGTACATAAGTGTATCTTTCTTTGACcagaaaagattaaataataaaaatacaaataagtacttccactttcattttttttatgtgcagtttgacttttgttgttttgaaagtgTGTCTGTTAAACATTCGAATGTTTGAACTGAATACACTCTCTGTGTGTGTTAAAATACATTCTTGGTACAGGTACAGTTTTCTTACAGCCACCATAGGCACGAATGGCGTTAAATTGgaattttgatcatttaaaaaaataaatgttttggctCCAAATGAACTGATAAGAACAAGATGCAAAAGTTTAAACTTGTTGAGGCATGTCGTCTTTCCACACGAGTTCAAAAATATGCGCAGATGTTGAACTCTAAAAACATACTCCCTTACAAATATTTGTCCATTACAAACTTTCGCTTGGACTGCGAGCCATCTGCAGCCATTTACAAGCTTCTGGCGTAACAGAAGCTGGACATTTGATCACACATCTTGAAAGCTCATTTAAAGCGCCTGATTAATTTCCTGGCAGGAACACAGACTTCAAACACGAATTTTAGGGTTGGGAAGGCTTTTTCCAAAGCTTAATAGCAGCCTGTCACAGATTTGTgctgatgtgtgtttttgttgggaCGCTTAGCTGGATAAAGGTGCACAAGAGGTTCACCATCCATCAAAGTTAAAATTTGTCATCGCATGAAATTATTGCACTGAAGTGAGTTTAATATCAACATAAACTTTGAGTTTGCCGACCAAGAAAAACAACcctgctccaaaacaaacaagcttgACTGAAATTTGCGGATGTCTACATAGAAGAACAAAAAGCCGATTCGTCAGACAAGAGACAAACGACAGAAAGGGTTCAACCTCATTTCATCACTggtttaaatgaatgaaaaaagacGGCTAACACCAAGTTCGTCAGCCTCAAATCAGCAGGTAGATAGTTGAAACTTGACCCCACTAAAGAGCAACAAGATAATGATCCGAAACCCGCCACAATAAACTGACTTTACAATGGGTAACAATGAAGTTCTACACGGATCCCGAACACGACCCCATTAAACATTGCAGTCCATACTTAGAAGTCGAGAAACAAAAGTGGTTTCTCTACTTTTGTTTCTCTATAACCTGTAAAGGGACAGTTAACCcaatatcaataaaatgaactgttcaaattcattattaaaagaacCAAACTGTTATGCCAATCCCGGTAATCATGAGTGTATGTAGTCTTGTGACTGGACCCAACTCTACATTTACACAAAACCATCATGTTCATGTTCAACTCTGAGGCTGAATTACTGAAtaacatttcttacatttgcACCATTGTCTAAGAGGACTTTGGCACAGGCGTAGCGACCTGTGAGGCATGCCTCATGAAGAGGGGAGACTCCATCCAGGGTGAGAGTGTTTACCTGGAAGCCCTGCAGACAAAAGTTTAAATCTGTAATATTTTTCCAATCCATCTAGTCGTTGAAAGATAATTAAGATAATTTCTAGTACAGAACTGTTTTTGTACCTGAGCAATGAGAGTCATGAGGTGAAGGAGTCGGCCTTGATAGGCCGCCTCATGGAGGGGAGTTCTGTCTGAACACGTATctgtgacaaaaaaaggaagcaaaaaaagaagacagtCTTTAAACACAGCAAGCAACAACCCCAAAGTGACTGACAAGTCTTTGGAGATAGTAATTGTCAGGCAATTCAAGCTTTTAAGTCCTGAACTCAATGGAAAATATCCACCATTGTTTTTGCTTGGCTAAGGAAGAGCCCGTCCGGGTGTCACAAAGTAACAACGTTCTTTCCAGCTGCCACAGTAAAAATCAGCGAAGACAAACACTCACCAGCCATCAGCGAGTTGCA contains the following coding sequences:
- the LOC102225083 gene encoding ankyrin repeat and SOCS box protein 9-like; amino-acid sequence: MATISTRSQPLQNRLYIYKGLPCNSLMPSKNNGGYFPLSSGLKSLNCLTITISKDLSVTLGLLLAVFKDCLLFLLPFFVTDTCSDRTPLHEAAYQGRLLHLMTLIAQGFQVNTLTLDGVSPLHEACLTGRYACAKVLLDNGANAQAVSADGATPLFNSCSSGNVACVRLLLQHGASVHTDHQLASPIHQAAKNGHRECLELLLSSGAQIDLEIPGVGTPLYAACRAPAAECVELLLRSGADVGSGCGQISPLHAAVCAGEADIVKFLLDFGADRASRNAEGKTPLNLSAPDSAVRFALERRAPCFLSELCRFCIRRSLGRPRLHRTSSLFLPHSIKNFLLHK